One genomic region from Doryrhamphus excisus isolate RoL2022-K1 chromosome 14, RoL_Dexc_1.0, whole genome shotgun sequence encodes:
- the LOC131102373 gene encoding sushi domain-containing protein 5-like: protein MLGLFGCFSCLFLASVVHADGRVFVVELTNSSSFLGFREAERACASQQARLASAADLRHAVMECFFSLCTRGWLHGGTVGTTVCNYVSGSLKAVDIRTENATSNSTQLNGFCIKDKGVPCGDPPSFPNARLQGHSGFELGDELLYSCVPGYVMPNGHSAFSLLCDSCGEWYGLVQMCVKDSTEGHMDYEDKFTYNEEEHHQSEDHGRVEAHGGPQSEEPWGQELQDMSFSVKEDQPEDRGQQEVEDVDHTEEQALEDSAGHPGWDEDRREVTTIPTEAPVSLLSQKHRFWFPSETFQQQEEHLVSVDPITQDPQRPSGGQSEESKEQDGRTHHQDQDSVERHEDEDHHQGQIEQHITDEELEDRSRYEDHPDDHYDMGEHEEERVRYDNRHDSFEEHDDDVTHDGDNHQERPDGSEEHLDRDDHDDNKEDHLSHVDHEDHTDHEDQDIPEDHNDREDRHDQDDHDDHEEDHSDHHDHLDHVDHVHHKDHTDHYEDTNANDDFDDGRRDDNDSYENHDSHEDHHDDDGHQRVVFSVTSERTQNITQEEPGQAATTDDSWLDGHPVAVNEDVVRETVAKATENPNEVEKNMPEEWETPAPDNHASSSDSASSQEYDTQQVVPTHSWRLDLTQHPVLHHGPGRDDGVVEHTLHDLPGETGERGKVEGEAGETICVGESCPPPGSGSRGPTVAAVIAAVCLVVAAAVVTVWCYRQRQQKSSVYEMNGKGQSSQQMEMQQKV from the exons ATGCTGGGCCTCTTTGGATGCTTTTCTTGCCTTTTCTTGGCTTCTGTTGTACATGCGGACG GCCGAGTGTTCGTGGTGGAGCTGACCAATTCCTCCAGCTTTCTGGGTTTCAGGGAGGCCGAGCGGGCGTGCGCCTCTCAGCAGGCCCGCTTAGCGTCAGCCGCCGATCTCCGCCACGCCGTCATGGAGTGCTTCTTCTCACTGTGCACCCGaggatggctgcacggtggcacCGTGGG GACCACTGTGTGTAATTACGTAAGCGGCTCGCTGAAAGCCGTGGACATCAGAACAGAAAACGCAACAAGCAACTCAACGCAGTTGAATGGCTTCTGTATCAAAGACAAAG GCGTGCCGTGCGGCGACCCTCCGTCTTTCCCCAACGCCCGCCTGCAGGGTCACAGCGGCTTCGAGTTGGGCGACGAGCTTCTGTACTCGTGCGTGCCGGGCTACGTCATGCCCAACGGGCACAGCGCCTTCAGTCTGCTGTGCGATAGCTGCGGGGAGTGGTACGGACTGGTGCAGATGTGTGTCAAag ATTCCACTGAAGGTCACATGGACTACGAAGACAAGTTCACGTATAATGAAGAAGAGCACCACCAGAGCGAGGATCACGGGCGCGTGGAGGCTCATGGAGGACCCCAATCAGAGGAACCTTGGGGTCAAGAGCTGCAAGACATGAGCTTCAGCGTCAAAGAAGATCAGCCAGAAGACCGCGGTCAGCAAGAAGTGGAAGATGTAGACCACACGGAGGAACAGGCCCTGGAGGACTCTGCGGGGCACCCCGGTTGGGACGAGGACAGACGTGAGGTAACGACAATCCCCACAGAAGCACCCGTCTCTCTTCTTTCCCAGAAACATCGCTTTTGGTTCCCGTCGGAGACCTTCCAGCAGCAGGAGGAACATCTCGTGTCCGTGGATCCAATCACTCAAGACCCACAGAGGCCCTCCGGGGGCCAATCGGAGGAGAGCAAGGAGCAGGACGGGAGGACGCATCACCAGGACCAAGACAGTGTCGAACGCCATGAAGATGAAGACCACCACCAGGGTCAAATAGAACAACACATTACAGATGAGGAACTGGAGGACCGGAGCCGCTACGAAGACCACCCTGATGACCATTACGATATGGGCGAGCATGAGGAGGAACGCGTTCGTTACGACAACCGGCACGATAGCTTCGAGGAACATGACGACGACGTCACTCACGATGGCGACAATCATCAAGAGCGTCCAGATGGTTCTGAGGAGCATCTAGACCGAGACGACCATGATGACAATAAGGAGGACCATTTGAGCCATGTGGATCACGAGGACCATACAGACCATGAAGATCAGGACATTCCTGAGGATCATAATGACCGCGAGGACCGTCATGACCAGGATGATCATGATGACCACGAGGAAGATCATAGCGACCATCATGACCATTTGGACCATGTGGATCACGTCCACCATAAGGACCATACGGACCATTATGAAGACACCAACGCCAACGACGACTTCGATGATGGAAGAAGAGATGACAATGACAGCTACGAAAACCACGACAGCCACGAAGACCACCACGATGACGACGGTCACCAACGTGTCGTCTTCTCCGTAACAAGCGAGCGAACGCAGAACATCACCCAGGAGGAACCGGGACAGGCGGCCACCACTGATGACTCCTGGCTGGACGGGCACCCGGTGGCAGTCAATGAGGATGTTGTGAGGGAGACGGTTGCCAAGGCGACGGAGAACCCCAACGAGGTGGAAAAGAACATGCCTGAAGAATGGGAGACCCCCGCACCAGACAATCACGCATCATCCTCAGATTCAGCATCCTCCCAGGAGTACGACACCCAGCAGGTGGTACCCACCCACTCCTGGCGGCTGGACCTCACCCAGCACCCCGTGTTGCATCACGGCCCGGGGCGCGATGACGGCGTGGTGGAACACACCCTGCACGACCTTCCCGGTGAAACCGGTGAGAGGGGCAAAGTGGAGGGAGAAGCCGGGGAGACCATTTGCGTCGGGGAGAGCTGCCCACCACCGGGTTCCGGTAGTCGGGGTCCCACCGTGGCGGCCGTGATCGCGGCGGTGTGCTTGGTGGTGGCGGCCGCCGTGGTCACGGTGTGGTGTTACCGTCAGCGACAGCAGAAGAGCTCGGTGTACGAGATGAACGGGAAGGGACAGAGCAGCCAGCAGATGGAGATGCAGCAGAAGGTCTAA
- the LOC131101771 gene encoding cartilage-associated protein-like produces MEPSTLPPRLVRTSALVLFFLGSVLCQYEKYSFRSFPRHELMPLESAYKYALDQYTGEKWGDSVEYMEVSLRLYRLLRDSEAFCNLNCSSVRRHDEDKFADFPELRAFGNVLQRAQCLKRCKQGLPAFRQALPSRETLEEFERREPYRYLQYAYFKSDKLAKAVSAAHTFLLKHPDDEMMQKNMAYYKSLPGAEEHLKDLETKSYETLFVRAVRAYNGDNFRTSVSDMELALRDFFKVYDECLAASEGPRDVKDFKDFYASIADHYTEVLERKVTCESDLTPVVGGFVVEKFVATMYHYLQFAYYKLKDLKNAVPCAASYMLFDPSDEVMKNNLAYYKFHKDQWGLTDEDFLPRSEAVRYYNQTTMQLEMLEFSRRHLASDDEGDVVEFIDEFLD; encoded by the exons ATGGAACCCTCGACCCTTCCACCTCGGCTCGTCCGGACCTCGGCCCTGGTCCTCTTCTTCCTGGGTTCGGTTCTGTGCCAGTACGAGAAGTACAGCTTCCGGAGCTTCCCCAGACACGAACTCATGCCGCTGGAGTCGGCCTACAAGTACGCGCTGGACCAGTACACCGGGGAGAAGTGGGGGGACTCGGTGGAGTACATGGAGGTGTCCCTGCGTCTCTACCGGCTGCTGCGGGACAGCGAGGCCTTCTGCAACCTCAACTGCAGCTCCGTGCGCCGCCACGACGAGGACAAGTTCGCGGACTTCCCGGAGCTCAGAGCCTTCGGGAACGTCCTCCAGCGGGCCCAGTGCCTGAAGCGGTGCAAGCAGGGCCTCCCCGCCTTCAGGCAGGCCCTGCCCAGCAGGGAGACCCTGGAGGAGTTCGAGAGGAGGGAGCCCTACCGGTACTTGCAGTATGCCTACTTTAAG TCCGACAAGCTAGCCAAGGCGGTGTCGGCCGCCCACACCTTCCTCCTCAAGCACCCAGACGACGAGATGATGCAGAAGAACATGGCCTACTACAAGAGCCTTCCGGGGGCCGAGGAGCACCTCAAAGATCTGGAGACCAAATCCTACGAG ACGCTGTTCGTGCGCGCGGTGCGGGCGTACAATGGCGACAACTTCCGCACGTCGGTGTCCGATATGGAGCTGGCGCTGCGGGACTTCTTCAAGGTCTACGACGAGTGTCTGGCCGCCTCGGAGGGCCCGAGGGACGTTAAGGACTTTAAGGACTTCTACGCCTCCATAGCGG ACCACTACACAGAGGTCCTGGAGAGGAAGGTGACGTGCGAGAGCGACCTGACGCCCGTGGTGGGCGGCTTCGTGGTGGAGAAGTTTGTGGCCACCATGTACCACTACCTCCAGTTCGCTTACTACAAGC TGAAGGACCTGAAGAACGCGGTGCCGTGCGCGGCCAGCTACATGCTCTTCGACCCCTCGGATGAGGTGATGAAGAACAACCTGGCGTATTACAAGTTCCATAAGGACCAGTGGGGGCTGACGGACGAGGACTTCCTCCCGAGATCA GAGGCCGTGCGCTACTACAACCAGACCACCATGCAGCTGGAGATGCTGGAGTTCTCCAGACGGCATCTGGCCAGCGACGACGAG GGTGACGTGGTGGAGTTTATAGATGAGTTTCTGGATTAA
- the LOC131101756 gene encoding peptidyl-prolyl cis-trans isomerase FKBP9-like produces the protein MLRGVHRVACLSVLVALAACSAPLVPLDDILIEKTFEPEQCVRAVKVGDYVRYHYNGMFPDGKKFDSSYDRGSSYNVFVGKGQLIQGMDKALVGMCVNERRLVKIPPHLAYGKQGYGDIIPADAILHFDVLLLDVWNPEDGVKVDTYHTPATCSRKVEVSDYVRYHYNGTLLDGTLFDSSHTRMRTYDTYVGIGWLIAGMDQGLLGMCVGERRIVTMPPSLGYGENGDGSDIPGQASLVFDVVLLDLHNPRDGIAVTNQQVPESCGRKTVEGDFVRYHYNGSLLDGTFFDSSYSRNRTYDTYVGRGYVIAGMDEGLIGVCTGERRTITIPPHLAYGEEGTGSKIPGSAVLVFDVHIIDFHNPADTTEMTVTLKPDVCEKTSKKGDFVKYHYNASLMDGSALDSTYNYEKTYNIVLGANQVVPGMEEGLIGMCVGERRHLVIPPHLGYGEGGVTGEVPGSAVLVFDVELVDMEEGLPEGYMFIWNQDVSADLFTEMDKDKNEQVEPSEFTDYIMRQVSEGKGRLAPGFDPYRIIDNMFNNQDRNGDGQITAAEFRLKADEAAAHDEL, from the exons ATGCTGCGGGGGGTGCACAGGGTGGCGTGTCTGTCGGTTCTGGTGGCCTTAGCCGCCTGCAGCGCTCCCCTGGTTCCGTTAGACGACATCCTGATCGAGAAGACGTTCGAACCCGAGCAGTGCGTCCGCGCCGTCAAGGTGGGCGACTATGTCCGGTACCACTACAACGGCATGTTCCCGGACGGCAAGAAGTTCGACTCCAG CTACGACCGAGGGAGCAGCTACAACGTGTTTGTGGGAAAAGGGCAGCTGATCCAAGGCATGGACAAAGCTCTGGTGGGAATGTGCGTCAACGAGAGGAGGCTGGTGAAGATCCCGCCACACCTGGCCTACGGGAAGCAAGGATACG GCGACATCATCCCGGCGGACGCCATCCTCCACTTTGACGTCCTCCTGCTGGACGTGTGGAACCCCGAGGACGGCGTGAAGGTGGACACCTACCACACCCCCGCCACCTGCTCCAGGAAGGTGGAGGTGTCCGACTACGTACGCTACCACTACAACGGGACGCTGCTGGACGGAACGCTCTTTGACTCCAG CCACACCCGCATGCGGACGTACGACACCTACGTGGGCATCGGGTGGCTGATCGCTGGCATGGATCAGGGCCTGCTGGGCATGTGCGTGGGCGAGAGGCGCATCGTCACCATGCCTCCGTCCCTCGGATACGGCGAAAACGGAGACG GTAGCGACATTCCCGGCCAGGCGTCTCTGGTGTTCGACGTGGTCCTGCTGGACCTCCACAACCCCCGAGACGGCATCGCCGTGACCAACCAGCAGGTCCCCGAGTCATGCGGTCGCAAGACGGTGGAAGGAGACTTTGTGCGCTACCACTACAACGGGAGCCTCCTGGACGGAACCTTTTTTGACTCCAG ctactCTCGTAACCGCACATACGACACCTACGTGGGGCGGGGCTACGTGATCGCCGGCATGGACGAAGGACTGATTGGCGTGTGCACGGGGGAGCGGCGCACCATCACCATCCCTCCTCATCTCGCCTACGGAGAGGAGGGCACAG GTTCCAAGATCCCCGGCTCGGCCGTGCTGGTGTTCGACGTGCACATCATCGACTTCCACAACCCGGCGGACACGACGGAGATGACGGTCACGCTCAAGCCGGACGTGTGCGAGAAGACGAGCAAGAAGGGCGACTTCGTCAAGTACCACTACAACGCCTCGCTGATGGACGGCAGCGCCCTGGACTCCAC CTACAACTACGAGAAGACGTACAACATTGTCCTGGGAGCCAACCAGGTGGTCCCCGGCATGGAGGAGGGGCTCATTGGAATGTGCGTGGGCGAGCGGAGGCACCTGGTCATCCCTCCTCACCTCGGCTACGGCGAGGGAGGCGTCA CCGGTGAGGTGCCGGGCAGCGCCGTGCTGGTGTTTGACGTGGAGCTGGTGGACATGGAGGAGGGACTTCCTGAAGGCTACATGTTCATCTGGAACCAGGACGTGTCGGCGGACCTCTTCACCGAGATGGACAAGGACAAGAACGAGCAGGTGGAACCTTCTGAG TTCACCGACTACATCATGAGGCAGGTGAGCGAGGGCAAAGGTCGCCTGGCCCCCGGCTTCGACCCCTACCGCATCATCGACAACATGTTCAACAACCAGGACCGCAACGGCGACGGCCAGATCACGGCGGCCGAGTTCCGGCTCAAAGCGGACGAAGCCGCCGCCCACGACGAGCTATGA